The genomic segment GATTTACCGCAAGATTCAACGAGTGAACAAGCACTTGCTACTTTCAAAAAGACGTTTTCGATGCTTCATGAAAATATTCTGGAGAAGTATACACTTGACTTATTTACCCCAGTTCAACTACAAAATGAATTGGATGAAAAATTGAGTCAAGCTGAACTTAAAGCTCAAGCTCAAACGAATGAATTGTTGAGAAAAACAAAAGTTTTTGTACTCAACTATGATAATGATGCCCCAGAAGCTATTGAAGCGCCTGAATACTTTACCACTTTGGTTGATGGTATCCTTGCAAACTCAACTACGCTTGAGGTAGAACTTTCAAAATATTTAGCAAAAAATTGGTCCTTTGTGCGCTTAACTTTAGTTGAGCAAAGTCTCCTTTTAGTTGCTGCTTATGAAATCATGTTTACAGATACTCCAGATGTTGTCGCAGTCAATGAAGCAATTGAACTTTCAAAAGATTTCAGTGATGAAAAGTCAAGCCGATTTGTCAATGGCGTGTTGACTAATTTGGTTAAATGAGATTTAGCTTTCCTCTATGGGGCAATATATTGATATAAAATTCCAATCAGTTTTCTCTGGTTGGTTTTTTTAATACAAAACATGTAAGAAAAGTAATAGAATGACATAAAAATGTTCCAATGTGAATAAAGGATTATTTTTTCTGAAAACTCACAATAAATATTGGCATATTTTTCCTAAATAATATATAATGAAATTGTTAGAAAACGTTTTCTTTTCATGAATTTCACATCATTTTTATACTAGTTTATCCTTGATTTTTGTAAAAAATTATCAGATGAACTACAGACAAACTGTTTTGTAGTGAGTGGGAAAGCGAAACTTTTCTTATTTGCAGTCTTGATGCGCTGCATCCAACGTTAAACAGTGTCAGGAAATAAACGGAGTAAGGAGTACAAGATGGCGGAAAAATTTTCAATAAAACCGCATGGCTCTGTGCCATATCATACAGGAGTAGCCATTCCTGTCTTTTCTCTCAGAACGGAGCACTCAAGTGGGGTGGGACAGTTTTCTGACCTCAAGCATTTAGCAGATTTTACAAAAAAATCGGGTATGGATGTCATCCAACTCTTACCGATTAATGATACAACAACATTTATGGACTGGAGAGATTCCTATCCCTATCGTGCGATTTCTGTATTTGCTCTTCACCCTATTTACTTGGATATTCATGCTTTTCTAGCACAATACACCCAAGCTCAAAAAGATGAATTATTAGAAGCAGAAGCTGAGCTTAATCAAAAAGAAGAGATTGATTATGAGAAAAGTTTGGCTTTAAAATGGAAATATGCAAAGATTATTTACCATAAAATAGCGGAAAAAGTAAAATTAACGGCAGATTATCAGACTTTTTACAACTCAAGAAAATCATGGTTAGAACCTTATGCAGCATTTTCATATTTGCGAGATAAGAATAAAACTGCTGATTTCATAAGTTGGAGAGGTTATCCCCGTTATACGACCAAGACTTTTGGAGCACTGAGTCGTGATGAAAAAGTTGCTCAGGAGTTAGATATTTACATCTTTATCCAATATCTTTTGCACACCCAATTATTAGATGCGGTGAACTATTGTCATGAGCTGGGGATTGCCATTAAAGGAGATATCGCAATTGGTATTGCTCATGATTCAGTAGATGCTTGGACAAATCCAGAGCTCTTTAATCTAGAAATGCAGGCAGGTGCACCGCCAGATGTTTTTGCAGTAAATGGACAGAACTGGGGATTTCCAACTTATAACTGGGATAAAATGGCACAAGACGGATATGCTTGGTGGAAAGAGCGAATGATTGCAATGGCAGAGTATTTCGATGCCTATCGTTTAGACCATGTTTTAGGTTTCTTTCGTATTTGGGAAATGCCTAAAGGGAGCGTTCGAGGCTTATTAGGGCAGTTTTCACCTGCTTTAGCGTTAACTACAGAAGAAATAGAAAACACTTATGGGATTCCACTTCGTGCATGGGGCGTGGAACGATTTACTCAACCTTTTATTAAAGATTGGGTGATTGATGAGATTTTTGGACGGGATAATAGAGATTTTATTATTCAGCAGTATCTTCAATACAACAAATATGGAAATTACATATTAAAAACTGAATTTGATACTCAAAAGAAGGTTGAAGTAGCAGATCTTGAAGATTGGGTAAGAGATGGTCTGTTTACCTTGCACGAAAATGTCATTTTTCTTCCCGACCATAAAAATCCAGAACTTTATCATCCTAGGATAACACTAATGTCCACCATTAGTTTTAGAGAATTTGGTCAAGCATATCAGCAACGTTTAGAACATTTGTATAATGATTATTTTTATGGAAGAAATTATGATTTTTGGAAAGAACGTGCCTATGAAAAGCTTCCAGCAATCAAGAATTCTACTTCAATGTTAGCCTGTGGGGAAGACCTCGGTATGGTGCCAGACAATGTACCAGATGTCATGTATCATTTAGAAATCTTACGATTAATTATTGAACGTATGCCAGCCGATGACAGTTTTGTCAATGGTTTACAGTATGCACCGTATTTATCAGTAGTCACTACTTCAAGTCATGATACCAGTCCTTTACGCGCTTGGTGGGAAGAAAATCGGGAAGTGACGCAGCGTTACTACAACGAAATCATGGGTTGGTGGGGAGAAGCTCCCTATGAAGCTACACCAGAGATTATTCAAGAAATTATCAAACGTAATCTTAATTCAGATGCGATGATGGTCATTTTGCCATTACAAGATTGGCTCGCGACAGATGGAAATATAAGAAATAAAAATGCTCATGCAGAGCAAATCAATATTCCTTCAAATCCTTTCCATTACTGGCGTTATCGTTTGCATCTCTCACTTGAAACACTGGCAAAAAATAATGAATTCACAGAATTTTTATCAGACTTTATCGCTGATTCTAAGCGAAAAACTTGGTAAAATCATCAATTAATACTTAAGGTAAATCTAAGAAAATCCAAATTACCTCATTTTCTTACCTATTCCGATTAAGCAGAATTAACTCAAATTTATATCATTTGTATTTAGAAGTGTTAAATTATAAAATAATAAGAAGTTAGTAAAAAAATTATTAAAAAGCTTATCAAAAAATGGAGGTTCCATTATGGGAATTGAAATGCTCGGTCTTATTCTTGCTGGCGGTCAAGGGACTCGCTTGGGTAAGTTGACTAAAGATGTCGCAAAGCCTGCTGTACCGTTTGGTGGACGTTATCGTATTATTGATTTTGCTCTTTCGAATTGTGCAAATTCAAATGTGAAAAATGTAGGTGTTATCACACAGTACCAACCTCTTGCATTAAATGCACATATCGGAAATGGAGCACCGTGGGGACTCAATGGTGTAAATAGTGGAGTTACAATTCTTCAACCTTATTCTTCACAAGAAGGTTCTAAATGGTTTGAAGGAACTTCGCACGCGGTTTATCAAAACATTGCATATATTGACCAACAGAACCCTGAATATGTCCTCATTCTTTCTGGAGACCATATTTATAAGATGGATTATGAAGCAATGCTTGAGAGTCATAAGGAACGTGGAGCGAGTTTGACAGTGTCAGTCATGGAGGTTCCAATTGAGGAAGCAAGTCGTTTTGGTATTATGAATACAGATGAAAATGACCGCATTATTGAGTTTGAGGAAAAACCCAAGGAGCCGAAATCAAATCTAGCTTCAATGGGGATTTATATTTTCAACTGGCAACGTCTTCGTGAAGTTTTGGTCAACGGTTATGCAAAAGGAAACCCAATGGAAGACTTTGGTGGAGATGTCATTCCGGCTTATATTGAAGCGGGAGAAAATGTGTTTGCCTATCGGTTTAAAGGTTACTGGAAAGATGTTGGTACGATTGATTCACTCCATCAATCCAATATGGAATTTCTTGATATTCTCAATAATGAACTGGATATTACAGACAAATCGTGGCGGATTTACTCACGAAATGATATTTCGGCACCGCAATTTATCACAGATAAAGCAGAGGTTAAGGATGCATTAGTGGGAGATGGTTGTTACGTCAATGGTGCAGTTCATCATTCCATCTTATCTCAAAATGTTCATGTTCAAGAAGGAACAACGATTGAAGATAGTTTTATCATGTCAGGGACATTTATCGGTGAAAATGTAGTGATTAAAAATGCAATCATCGGTGAAAATGCAAAAATTGGTGATAATGTGGAAATCATTGGAGAAAACGAAGTTGCGGTGATTGGTCACGGAGAAGTGAAAGGGGAAAATAAAAATGAACAATAGTAACAAAATGTGTGCGCTGTTATCTAACGTATCATCAAGTCAAGCGCTACGCCCATTAACAGATGTACGTCCTATTGCAACTTTACCCTTTGATTGTAAATATCGTTTGATTGACTTCCCACTTTCTTCATTATCAAATGCCCATGTGGATAATGTGTTTATGACTTTCAATGAAGGAGAAACACAATCCGTTTTTGACCATCTTGGTTCTGGATCTGAATGGGGACTTGATGGATTTAATAGTCGTTATTTTGTCTACATCCAACAGGATTTTGACCGTCTAAAAGAGCAAGGTAAGGCTTATTTTGCGCAACATCTTAACTTTTTGAAGAAGTCTAAAGCTCCGTACACGGTACTTTTGGGAAGTAAGTTTATTTGCAATGTTGATTTGAATGCTGTTCTCAAAATTCATAAACTTGCGGGTAAGGAAATCACAACGGTTTATAAAAAGGTTTCTCCGACTTTAGCGGCTGAATATGATACGATTCTTCGATTTGATGAAGAAGGAAAAATGAGTAACTGCTATACAAAGCAGCTGGAGAACCCTCAAGAAAAAGAAGCGCTCTGTCTTAATCTTTTTATTGTAAATACGGACTGGTTGATTGATTTTGTTCAAGAAATGCAGAATGCAGGTGAGATTGCTTCTATTGCTCATCTACTCAGAGCTCGTATGAAAGACTACGATGTGAATAGTTATGAATATACAGGATATATGAGTAACATCACAGACATCAAATCTTTCTACGATGCAAATATGGTGATGTTAGAACCTCAAAACTTCACATCATTGTTGTATAGCAGCCAACCTGTTCATACAAAGATTAAAAATGAAGTACCGACTTATTTTTCAAAAGATAGTAATGTCGTTAATAGTCAGCTTGGCTCAGGGTGTATCATTGAAGGAGAAGTCAAGGATTCTTTGATTTCGCGTGGTTCAAAGGTTCTCAAAGGAGCACAAGTTGAGTCAGCACTGATTTTCACAAGTAGCAAAGTTAAAAATGATGCTGTCGTGAAATATGCTATCATTGATAAAAATGCTGTCATTGAAAATGGAGTACAAATCATTGGTACTGCTGAAAAACCAGTAGTGATTCCTAAAGGTTCAGTAGTGACAGAAGACGTCATTGAGCTGTAATAGTATAAGTCAGCGCTGACAAAATTCTGTCAGCGCTGACGAATTATATTTTTGTTAAAATGATATTGAAGGTGTTCATAAACTTATTTTATCTTGACCTGAAATTATTATCTGATGAACTAGATAAAATGAAGTCAAGACGAAATTCAAGGCTTAGTGCTGCTTTATTCCCTACCTAAGAGGTAGGGGGATTAGCACGCACTTGCTTTGATAAAGTTTTTAAACACACTTACTGACAGAATAATAGATTTTCTGTCAGTTTATATGGTTGAATAATCGTCATTACAAAAGCTTTGTCAGTATACTGACAGATTGTCAATGAAAAAAGTGGGGAAACAAATGAAAATTTTATTTGCCGCAAGTGAGTGTGCACCGTTTTTTAAAACAGGGGGACTTGGCGACGTATTAGGTGCTCTTCCAAAAGAACTGGCCAAAAAGAATGAAACTTTGGCTGTTGCTGTCATTTTACCTTATTTTAAAAACGCGATGAAAGATGAGCATAAAGTGCTCCTAAAAGATGAATTTTACGATTTTGTAGATGTGGGTTGGCGGCATGAATATGTAGGTGTCAAGAGCTTGATGAAAAATGGTGTAAAATATTATTTTCTTGATAATGAACACTATTTTGGACGTGAAGAGTTATATGGCTACGACGATGACGGAGAGCGTTACGCCTTCTTTGATTTAGCCGTTTGTCATTTGCTTGAAAAATTAGACTTCATTCCTGATTTTCTCCATGTCAATGACTGGCAAACTGCCATGATTCCATTTTTGCTCAAAGAGAAATACAATTGGCGGAATGCTTATAGAAATATCAAAACCGTACTTACGATTCACAATATTGAATTTCAAGGGATTATGCAAGGAACAGCTTTGACAGAACTTTTTGGAATGGGGATGGAGCGTTATTTTGAAGGTGTTGTCCGTCATAATGATATGATGAATATGTTAAAGACAGGGATTCTTTATGCCGACCGTGTAAATACGGTATCACCAAGTTATGCACAAGAAATACAAACACCAGAATTTGGCTGTGGCCTTGAATCTGTCTTGAATTTTGTCCAAGGAAAAGTGTCAGGTATCTTGAATGGCATTGATTATGATGTCTATGACCCAGAAAAAGACACTCAAATTGCTTATCATTTTAATGCAGAAGATTTATCAGGTAAGACGAAAATGAAAGCCGCTCTTCAAGAGCGAGTGGGACTTCCAGTAAAAGAAAATGTACCGCTGATTGGGATGGTGTCGCGCTTGACTAATCAAAAAGGGTTTGACCTCGCGCTCACAGAGCTAGAGGAGATACTTCAAGGAGAGGTTCAAGTGGTATTGCTGGGGACGGGTTACCCTGAGATTGAAGAGGGTTTCCGATATTTTGCTTCGAAATATCCAGAAAAAATGTCTACAAATATCGCCTTTAATCTCCAGTTTGCTCAAGAAATATATGCAGGTTCGGATTTCTTCTTAATGCCTTCTGCGTTTGAGCCATGCGGTCTTTCTCAAATGATTGCAATGAGATATGGTACTTTGCCTATCGTCCATGAGATTGGTGGATTGAAAGATACTGTAAAACCTTACAATCCACATGAAAAGACAGGGACAGGATTTGGCTTTATTCATTTTGATGGACAAGTGTTATTGGATACTGTTAATCGTGCGATTGCCCTTTATCATAAAGAACCAGAAACAATGAAAAAAATAATTACAGCAGCAATGACAGAAGATTTTTCATGGGAAAGCAAATCTCAACAATATATCGAACTATATCAATCCATTGATTGATAACTTGTACGCAAGCGTTTGCATTTATTTGAGAAATTTGATAGAATTTTCATGTAACATTGAAAAATAAAATTGCTGAAAACAAATTTTAATAAAGAGGTGACATTTGAAACTTTCTAAAAAACAATTTAAGCAAGATTTTGAAGAAAGATTGACTTCAAAGTTTGCGACTGACATTACAAAAGCTGGAAGTCAGGAAAAGTACGCAGCGCTTGCATCTGTTGTAAAGCATTACTATACAAAGATTTGGGCAGATGATAACGACTATAAAGATGAAACAGGCAAGAAACAAGCTTATTATTTCTCTATCGAATTTTTACCAGGGAAAATGCTGAAATCAAACTTGCTCAATCTTGGTATTTTGAATACTGTAAAAGAAGCCCTTGCTGAGCTTGGAATCAATCTTGATGAAGTTGCAGAATCAGAACCAGATATGGCGATTGGTAATGGAGGACTTGGACGATTAGCAAGTTGTTTCATGGACTCACTCGCATCTACAGGACTACCTGCTAATGGAAATGGGATTCGCTATCGTTATGGTCTTTTCAAACAAAAAATTATTGATGGTTATCAAGTAGAGTTGCCAGATTCATGGTTGAATAATGGAAATCCTTGGGAAGTTCGCAGAGCGGATAAAGCTGTTGAAGTAAGATTTGGCGGAGAAGTGTGGCTTGAGGATGATGGTAAGGGAAATTTGTTACCTCATTATAAAAATCAAGAGCGCGTGCTTGCTGTGCCTTATGATACACCAATGGTTGGTTTTGAGAATACAACGGTTAACAATATGTGTTTGTGGCGTTCTGAAGTTCCGCAAGATTTGGACCCTAAATTTCAAAATCTGGAATATATGCGACAAACTTCAATGCTATCTGCTGAATTATATCCTGATGACTCGAATTATGATGGGCGTCTGCTCCGCTTAAAACAGGAATATTTCTTTGTTTCAGCAGGCTTGCAAAGAATTATGCGCCATTATAAATCAACACACAAAAAAGACGTACGTAACATCGCAGATTACATCGCAGTTCATATCAATGATACACACCCAGCACTTTGTGTGCCTGAGTTCATGCGTATTTTGGTAGATGAGTATGGAGTGGGCTGGAATCGTGCTTGGGATACGACAGTGAAAGTAATGTCTTATACCAATCACACGATTTTGTCTGAAGCGTTGGAAAAATGGCCCGAAGATATGGTAAAACATCTTTTGCCACGTATTTATCAAATTATTGTGGAAATTGACCGTCGTCGTACGGCTGAGCTTCTCCCTAAAATCGGTGCCACTTTGGTTCACAATACGCGTATTATCAGAGATGGACAAATTCATATGGCTCATCTCTCCATCATTGGTTCTCATTCAACAAATGGAGTGGCAAAACTCCACTCAGACTTGTTGAAAGATGTGGAATTGCATGATTTCTATGAAATTTACCCAGAACGTTTCAATAATAAAACAAACGGGATTGCAGACCGCCGTTGGATTCAGATTTCTAACGAACGCTTATCTGGTGTACTTGATGAAACAATCGGTACGTCTTGGCGTCATGATTTGAATGATTTGGTTAAACTTGAAGTTTACAAAGATGATGAATCAGTTTTGGAATGTTTGCAAGCGGCAAAATATGATGACAAGTTACGTTTAGCGGCTTTGATTAAGGAGCGTAATGGAATTGTTGTGAACCCTGAGGCTATCTTTGATGTGCAGGTTAAACGACTCCATGCATATAAACGACAATTATTGAATGTTTTACATATTCTTAAATTATATTTTGAGCTTAAAGATGAGCCTGAGTTGGATGTTGTACCACGTGTATTCATTTTTGGTGCGAAAGCTGCACCTGGATATCATTATGCAAAATCAATAATCAAGGCCATTAACGAGATTGCCAATATGATTAATAATGATAAAACGATTGCTGATAAGATTAAAGTTGTTTTTATGGAAAACTACAATGTAAGTCTTGCTGAACTGATTATTCCTGCTGCAAATGTAGGGGAACAGATTTCTCTTGCTTCAAAAGAAGCCTCTGGAACATCAAATATGAAGTTCATGCTCAACGGGGCATTGACAATGGGGACGTTGGATGGTGCAAATATTGAGATATTTGAGGCTGCAGGTGAAGGAAATAACTTTGTGTTTGGATTGACCAAGGATGAGGTTTATGAATATTACCGTAATGGAAATTATAATGCGCGTGATATTTATGAACAAAATCCGATTGTTCATCGTATTTTGGATTCGTTCATTGATGGTACCATTCCAAATATTAGTATGGAAGGACCTGAGATTTTTGACTCACTTACGACATATAATGATGAATATTTTGTTTTGCGTGACTTTAATGATTATGTTCGTGCCCAAAAGGAGCTTGAAACACTTTATCGTGATAAAAAAGCTTGGACTCAAGCAAGTCTGATGAACATTGCAAATGTTGGACGCTTCAGCTCTGACCGTACAGTAAAAGAATATGCAGATGACATCTGGCATATTAAGGCTAAAAAGTAAACTTATATTTTATACTCGTTCATCTTTAATTTTCTTCAAAAAATTAAGAATAATCAGCAGATATATGATATTATCTTGCAATAGTTGAGAAAGTATTGTTTTATGATAGTATATCAGGCACAAAAAACGATTTGTATGAGATGGAAACTTTAACAATATTAAGATGATTAGCTCAAAATATACTCTAAGTAGGTCTTGATTTCGTTAATAAAATCCAATAGGATTTTATCAGTGGCAACTGTAATGAGCGTGTCTGGTGCCGAATTTGCACCATTAAGTTGCGAAGCAATATCAGTCTGTTGTTGTTTTACAATGGATTGACTATAGTAGCTGAAGATTAGCGTATTTGTAGCGGTTTAGAGCTATAAAGTTGGGTGGATAATTTGTTGACGTATTTTATGAGAAATGGGTTATAATCATGAGAAGGCTCCTGTCAGAGTTTGACAGGGCTTTTCCTTAATATTTTTATTTCTGTCAGTACTGACAGAAGGTTTGGTCAGCAAATGATGTGCTTTGTAAGCTGGTAGGAAGTTTTTTCATTACGGACTATTGTGTTAAAATAAAAGTAAGTTGTAGAAAAATAATTTAGCAAAAATGAAATGAGAATAAACAATGTATTATTTTAATTCTTGGAATGATGATTATAAACAGCCTTTTGGTGCAATCAAAGTTGGACAAATCATGAAAGTTAATTTCAAGACAGATAAGGCAGGAGTGCAGGTCAAATTTGTCATAAGGCGCGATTTTGGAACGCGATATGAATTTGAGATGCAGCGGCTTGAAGAAGGGCATTTTAGTATTGCTGTGCCTTTTGATGTAGGCAAGGGGCTTTATTTTTACTATTTTGAGATTGAGGAGCCATCCGATTGGGGAACAATTCGCCATTTTTATGGTTGTTCTGGTCTTGGTGGTGAAGGGGTGCTTTATTCTAACGAAAATGATGTAAAACCTTATCAGCTTACTGTTTTTGATAAAGAAGATCCAGCGCCTGCTTGGTATCGTGATGCGGTGTTCTATCAGATTTTTCCTGACCGTTTTTATAACGGTAATGAAGAAGGGAAGATTAGTCATCCAAAACCTAACTCTTTTATCTATGGTTCAACTTCGGATACTCCTTTTTATGTTAAGGAAGAAAATGGAGATATTGCACGCTGGGATTTCTTTGGTGGCAATATTCGTGGAATCATCAAGAAAATTCCATATTTGAAAGAACTAGGCGTTAACGCGATTTATCTTAACCCCATCTTTTCAGGTACGAGCAATCATCGCTATGATACGAATGATTATCTTGAGATTGATACAATGCTCGGTGATGAAGCTGAGTTTAAGGAGTTGATTGGTTTACTTCATGATGAGGGAATGCATTTGATTTTGGATGGTGTGTTTTCTCATGTGGGAAAAAATTCACGTTATTTCAATATTTCCGGAAGTTATGGGGATGATGAAGGGGCAGCAAAAAATCCAGATTCTCCATATTTTAGTTGGTTTAAGTTTAATAA from the Lactococcus allomyrinae genome contains:
- a CDS encoding glucose-1-phosphate adenylyltransferase, whose translation is MGIEMLGLILAGGQGTRLGKLTKDVAKPAVPFGGRYRIIDFALSNCANSNVKNVGVITQYQPLALNAHIGNGAPWGLNGVNSGVTILQPYSSQEGSKWFEGTSHAVYQNIAYIDQQNPEYVLILSGDHIYKMDYEAMLESHKERGASLTVSVMEVPIEEASRFGIMNTDENDRIIEFEEKPKEPKSNLASMGIYIFNWQRLREVLVNGYAKGNPMEDFGGDVIPAYIEAGENVFAYRFKGYWKDVGTIDSLHQSNMEFLDILNNELDITDKSWRIYSRNDISAPQFITDKAEVKDALVGDGCYVNGAVHHSILSQNVHVQEGTTIEDSFIMSGTFIGENVVIKNAIIGENAKIGDNVEIIGENEVAVIGHGEVKGENKNEQ
- the glgD gene encoding glucose-1-phosphate adenylyltransferase subunit GlgD; translation: MNNSNKMCALLSNVSSSQALRPLTDVRPIATLPFDCKYRLIDFPLSSLSNAHVDNVFMTFNEGETQSVFDHLGSGSEWGLDGFNSRYFVYIQQDFDRLKEQGKAYFAQHLNFLKKSKAPYTVLLGSKFICNVDLNAVLKIHKLAGKEITTVYKKVSPTLAAEYDTILRFDEEGKMSNCYTKQLENPQEKEALCLNLFIVNTDWLIDFVQEMQNAGEIASIAHLLRARMKDYDVNSYEYTGYMSNITDIKSFYDANMVMLEPQNFTSLLYSSQPVHTKIKNEVPTYFSKDSNVVNSQLGSGCIIEGEVKDSLISRGSKVLKGAQVESALIFTSSKVKNDAVVKYAIIDKNAVIENGVQIIGTAEKPVVIPKGSVVTEDVIEL
- the glgA gene encoding glycogen synthase GlgA, whose translation is MKILFAASECAPFFKTGGLGDVLGALPKELAKKNETLAVAVILPYFKNAMKDEHKVLLKDEFYDFVDVGWRHEYVGVKSLMKNGVKYYFLDNEHYFGREELYGYDDDGERYAFFDLAVCHLLEKLDFIPDFLHVNDWQTAMIPFLLKEKYNWRNAYRNIKTVLTIHNIEFQGIMQGTALTELFGMGMERYFEGVVRHNDMMNMLKTGILYADRVNTVSPSYAQEIQTPEFGCGLESVLNFVQGKVSGILNGIDYDVYDPEKDTQIAYHFNAEDLSGKTKMKAALQERVGLPVKENVPLIGMVSRLTNQKGFDLALTELEEILQGEVQVVLLGTGYPEIEEGFRYFASKYPEKMSTNIAFNLQFAQEIYAGSDFFLMPSAFEPCGLSQMIAMRYGTLPIVHEIGGLKDTVKPYNPHEKTGTGFGFIHFDGQVLLDTVNRAIALYHKEPETMKKIITAAMTEDFSWESKSQQYIELYQSID
- a CDS encoding glycogen/starch/alpha-glucan phosphorylase, which translates into the protein MKLSKKQFKQDFEERLTSKFATDITKAGSQEKYAALASVVKHYYTKIWADDNDYKDETGKKQAYYFSIEFLPGKMLKSNLLNLGILNTVKEALAELGINLDEVAESEPDMAIGNGGLGRLASCFMDSLASTGLPANGNGIRYRYGLFKQKIIDGYQVELPDSWLNNGNPWEVRRADKAVEVRFGGEVWLEDDGKGNLLPHYKNQERVLAVPYDTPMVGFENTTVNNMCLWRSEVPQDLDPKFQNLEYMRQTSMLSAELYPDDSNYDGRLLRLKQEYFFVSAGLQRIMRHYKSTHKKDVRNIADYIAVHINDTHPALCVPEFMRILVDEYGVGWNRAWDTTVKVMSYTNHTILSEALEKWPEDMVKHLLPRIYQIIVEIDRRRTAELLPKIGATLVHNTRIIRDGQIHMAHLSIIGSHSTNGVAKLHSDLLKDVELHDFYEIYPERFNNKTNGIADRRWIQISNERLSGVLDETIGTSWRHDLNDLVKLEVYKDDESVLECLQAAKYDDKLRLAALIKERNGIVVNPEAIFDVQVKRLHAYKRQLLNVLHILKLYFELKDEPELDVVPRVFIFGAKAAPGYHYAKSIIKAINEIANMINNDKTIADKIKVVFMENYNVSLAELIIPAANVGEQISLASKEASGTSNMKFMLNGALTMGTLDGANIEIFEAAGEGNNFVFGLTKDEVYEYYRNGNYNARDIYEQNPIVHRILDSFIDGTIPNISMEGPEIFDSLTTYNDEYFVLRDFNDYVRAQKELETLYRDKKAWTQASLMNIANVGRFSSDRTVKEYADDIWHIKAKK
- the nusB gene encoding transcription antitermination factor NusB, with protein sequence MPKTLNQHQIRRRAVQALFSYKVQNDMATTVVSEFRKNVESLEAALAQPIRFEVEYRDERITVRKFPKQLSKPLEAIAGIYDILGVANVEKTAVTKAMTFMRDFGGFTKKMNEYDANDLFKGIMANLNLVKLFQIDLDEELPTAPKVLEFLRDLPQDSTSEQALATFKKTFSMLHENILEKYTLDLFTPVQLQNELDEKLSQAELKAQAQTNELLRKTKVFVLNYDNDAPEAIEAPEYFTTLVDGILANSTTLEVELSKYLAKNWSFVRLTLVEQSLLLVAAYEIMFTDTPDVVAVNEAIELSKDFSDEKSSRFVNGVLTNLVK
- a CDS encoding 4-alpha-glucanotransferase is translated as MAEKFSIKPHGSVPYHTGVAIPVFSLRTEHSSGVGQFSDLKHLADFTKKSGMDVIQLLPINDTTTFMDWRDSYPYRAISVFALHPIYLDIHAFLAQYTQAQKDELLEAEAELNQKEEIDYEKSLALKWKYAKIIYHKIAEKVKLTADYQTFYNSRKSWLEPYAAFSYLRDKNKTADFISWRGYPRYTTKTFGALSRDEKVAQELDIYIFIQYLLHTQLLDAVNYCHELGIAIKGDIAIGIAHDSVDAWTNPELFNLEMQAGAPPDVFAVNGQNWGFPTYNWDKMAQDGYAWWKERMIAMAEYFDAYRLDHVLGFFRIWEMPKGSVRGLLGQFSPALALTTEEIENTYGIPLRAWGVERFTQPFIKDWVIDEIFGRDNRDFIIQQYLQYNKYGNYILKTEFDTQKKVEVADLEDWVRDGLFTLHENVIFLPDHKNPELYHPRITLMSTISFREFGQAYQQRLEHLYNDYFYGRNYDFWKERAYEKLPAIKNSTSMLACGEDLGMVPDNVPDVMYHLEILRLIIERMPADDSFVNGLQYAPYLSVVTTSSHDTSPLRAWWEENREVTQRYYNEIMGWWGEAPYEATPEIIQEIIKRNLNSDAMMVILPLQDWLATDGNIRNKNAHAEQINIPSNPFHYWRYRLHLSLETLAKNNEFTEFLSDFIADSKRKTW